In one window of Mus pahari chromosome 3, PAHARI_EIJ_v1.1, whole genome shotgun sequence DNA:
- the Commd9 gene encoding COMM domain-containing protein 9 isoform X1, whose translation MAALTAEHFVALQSLLKASSKDVVRQLCQESFSSSALDSKNLLDNTCSSLSVTQEEAERLLQALHHFTRLVAFRDLTSAEAILALFPDNFHQNLKNLLTKITLEHISTWRTEAQANQISLPRLVDLDWRVDVKASSDNISRMAVPTCLLQMKIQEDPSLCGENPSISAVTMELSKETLDTMLDGLGRIRDQLSAVANK comes from the exons ATGGCGGCCTTGACAGCGGAGCATTTCGTGGCGCTCCAGAGCCTACTGAAG GCCTCCTCAAAGGATGTCGTCAGACAGCTGTGCCAAGAAAGCTTCTCCAGTTCAGCCCTTGACTCAAAAAACCTCCTCGATAATACATGTTCCAGCTTGTCTGTGacccaggaggaggcagagcGA CTGCTCCAGGCTCTGCACCACTTCACCAGGCTGGTGGCCTTCCGTGACCTGACCTCTGCTGAGGCGATTCTGGCTCTCTTTCCGGACAATTTCCACCAAAACCTCAAAAACCTGCTGACAAAAATCACTCTGGAgcacat ATCGACTTGGAGAACTGAAGCCCAAGCGAACCAGA TCTCTCTGCCACGCCTGGTGGACCTGGACTGGAGAGTGGACGTCAAAGCCTCCTCTGACAACATCAGCCGCATGGCTGTCCCCACCTGCCTGCTCCAGATGAAG ATCCAAGAGGACCCTAGTCTGTGTGGAGAGAACCCCTCCATCTCGGCTGTGACCATGGAGCTGAGCAAAGAGACGCTGGACACCATGTTAGACGGGCTGGGTCGCATTCGGGACCAGCTTTCTGCTGTAGCTAATAAATAA
- the Commd9 gene encoding COMM domain-containing protein 9 isoform X2 has product MAALTAEHFVALQSLLKLLQALHHFTRLVAFRDLTSAEAILALFPDNFHQNLKNLLTKITLEHISTWRTEAQANQISLPRLVDLDWRVDVKASSDNISRMAVPTCLLQMKIQEDPSLCGENPSISAVTMELSKETLDTMLDGLGRIRDQLSAVANK; this is encoded by the exons ATGGCGGCCTTGACAGCGGAGCATTTCGTGGCGCTCCAGAGCCTACTGAAG CTGCTCCAGGCTCTGCACCACTTCACCAGGCTGGTGGCCTTCCGTGACCTGACCTCTGCTGAGGCGATTCTGGCTCTCTTTCCGGACAATTTCCACCAAAACCTCAAAAACCTGCTGACAAAAATCACTCTGGAgcacat ATCGACTTGGAGAACTGAAGCCCAAGCGAACCAGA TCTCTCTGCCACGCCTGGTGGACCTGGACTGGAGAGTGGACGTCAAAGCCTCCTCTGACAACATCAGCCGCATGGCTGTCCCCACCTGCCTGCTCCAGATGAAG ATCCAAGAGGACCCTAGTCTGTGTGGAGAGAACCCCTCCATCTCGGCTGTGACCATGGAGCTGAGCAAAGAGACGCTGGACACCATGTTAGACGGGCTGGGTCGCATTCGGGACCAGCTTTCTGCTGTAGCTAATAAATAA